Genomic window (Croceicoccus sp. Ery15):
ACATATTCGCGCCGGCCATGCTTGCCCATGCGCGTCTCCATCAGCCGGCGCAGCGTTGTAAATACCTCGGGCAGGTCCCAGCCCTGCAATGGTGCGGCCTGATCGAGGGCATTGATCTTCTGTTCGATCAGGGGAAGGTAATGGATCGGATCGAAGATCACATCCTCGCGCTCGTAGCTGCGCACATGGCGGGCAATGATCTCGCCCCGGCAACCGATCACCACCTCGTCGACATAGCCCCTGATCCACACCTCCTGGTGGCCGAAGCGCACCGGCACCGAGTAATCGTTGGTCCGGTAACGCACCAGCGCCTGCGATGAGACCTGGCCGCTGGTCTGGTCACAGGCCTCGAAGGGGGAAGCCGGCAGTTCCTGCATCGCCGCCAGATCGCGCCGCAGCCTCTCGCCAATCGTCTCACTCTCGCCCCGCAGCCGGTCGTTCTGCCGTTTGCGGCATTGCTCCTCGAGCCACAGGTTGAACGCCTCCCATGTCGGGAACCGGGGGATCGGCACCATGAAGTTGCGCCGGCAATAGCCGACAAGGCCTTCAACGCCGCCCTTATCGTTACCCTTGCCGGGGCGGCCGTAACGATCACGGATCAGGTAGTGCGACAGGAAGGCGCTGAACAGCCTCGCGCGCAGCCGCGTCCCGTCAGGCAGGATCTTCGAGACCAGGCAGCGGTCGTTGTCGTAGACGATCGACAGCGGCACCGCGCCGAAGAACGCAAAGGCGTGGACATGGCCGTCCATCCAGGCCTCGGCAACGGCAGCCGGATAGGCGCGTACGTAGCAGGCGTCGCTGTGCGGCAGATCGAGCACGAAGAAGTGCGCCTTCTGCTCCACCCCGCCGATCTCGACCAGAGCTTCTCCAAAATCTGCCTGCCCATGGCCGGGTGCGTGTGCCAGCGGCACGAACATCTCCCGGCTGCGCTGATCCCGATCCCGGATGTAATCCTTGATGATCGTGTAGCCTCCGGTGAAGCCATGCTCTTCGCGAAGGCGATCGAACACACGCTTCGCCGTATGGCGCTGCTTGCGCGGGACCGACCGGTCCCCATCCAGCCAGCCGTCGATGATCGGTATGAACGCTTCCAGCTTCGGTCGCCGCACCGGGGCGCTGCGACGGTAACCGGGCGGCTCGGAATACGACAGCATCTTGCGGACCGTGTCGCGCGATATGTTGAAATGCTTCGCTGCCGCCCGGGCGCTCATGCCGCCCGCGCAGGCAAGACGAACCTTCAGGTAAAGTTCCACGGTGTAAATCCCTCATCCCTCCTCGCCAGCATCGCGAAAAGGGAAAAAGTGGACGACTTTTACGCCGCCCGCAGCAGCACTTCGCCGCCGCTACCGTGGTCTAATTTTGCACCGCCGTTCTCACCAATGGTCGTTGCATCGTTGAGGGATCTACATCGCCAAGTTGGTAGGACCTGAAAGAAAGGGTACCTGGACCTACTGGATACTCGTGCAGGTTATTGCCCAATCTGTCTCTGATCTTTTGATAGACCTGCTCCGGGCAGACGAAAAACAGGCCTTTGGAGCACCGCGCCTCTCGACGCAGGACATGTCCCTTGTAGATCAGCTGAGGAAGAATGCGCTTGTTCACATTCTCCCAATTCATGCCAGACTTACTCCAGCCATCGAAGGTCTCTCCAGCGAAATAGGCGTCTGATTGATCCCTATAATTGCCCGTCGTGTCTATCGTTTGAACCTCCACGGCGGTAAATTCTTGGAGCTCGCCATCGGCATCGATGCGGGCCAATATCCAGTCAACGTAATATGCGCCACTCTTCGCCCCATCGGCTCGTTTAGGGCGAGGAAGGGGGAGTTCGCCTCCCCATCCTTTTCCAAAGGCAATGACCTCAGAACCGGTCAGCGACTCCGATCCTTTTCTTGCCCTTCCTTCAGCGGCGGTAATGAGTTCGATCTGCTGGCCGAAGACTTCGGCGGCTACTTCACGAAGCACGCGATAGTTCTCCGCATACAGACGATTTGGACAGCAGATTATTGGTTCACTTGTCGTCTGCCGAACGGAGCAGGCGCCGTGGTTTGGCTTAATGCAGGGGCTAACCGTGTAGGGGCATTGCTTTCCGGAAATGTATCCTGACGCAAGTGGCGAGAGTGGTGGAAATCCAAAAAACTCAACAATCTTCAGTGCCATCGCGCGGGTCCCCTCTGCAGACCCTTATCGCAAGATTTCGCGGCGCGAAAGGCGCGGGAATTTCGTTCGTCGCGTGTGGGTGAGGTCGCGGAGAAATTGCTCAACCACGGACCGAGTTGATTGCATGCTCGTGAATGCTATTTGGTCCCCATTCCGGAACAATGAGCAAAATCCAGGGCCAATCCGGAACAAAAGCTCTCTATAAGATGCGGCGCTCGGTTGTCGCGCGCCGCCGCCTATCCCACTTGAAATTCAACAATTTTCGGCGGGATTCTTTCAGGCAAATTTCCTGGTCACTAACGCGCACTTGAGAATGGGCTTGACCCAGCACACCGTACGCAGCGGTAGCTGCATAGGATGGCAAAAAAGCGCGAAGTAACAGAAGCATCGCTAGTCCGAAGGGGCGAGCAATCAGGTGGTAGCCAAGGCGCAGGAGTATCCCGTCGCTGGACCTGCGCATCCCACCATTGTGGGCACCGGGATGGAAGGCTATCGCTTAACCTACTATGCCAGCGCGTCTTTCCGCAATCTTTGTGATGCTTCTTTGGGCGTCCTGCTATCCGCTCATAACGGTCGGTCTCGATAGCGCGCCCCATCTCACCTTCGCCGTGCTGCGCGCGGTTCTTGCAGGCACCACGTTACTGGCGGTCGGTATCATTCTAAGAAAGCCCTTTCCGCGCGATGGAAGCATCTGGGGATGGATCATTCTTGCCGGTCTCGGCATGACGGGGCTGGGTTACTACGGGATGTTCCATGCTGCGGAGTTCGTTTCGCCCGGCCTTGCAACCGTCATCGCCAACAGCCAACCCCTCATCGCGGCAGGCCTTGCCTTTCTTTTTCTCCGTGAGCGCCTGTCTTCCAAGGGCTGGATCGGGTTATGGCTCGGCTTTGCGGGAATCCTCATCATTGCTGGCCCGCGAATTCTCCAAGGTCCGCTGGCGCTCTCAACCGGCTTTGCATATGTGCTGCTTGCGGCCTTCGGCGTTGCCGTGGGCAACATCGCCATCAAGAAGCTCTCGGGGCGCGCCGACGCAGCGATCGCCATGGGCCTTCAACTCCTCATCGGCGCTGTCCCGCTCGCGTTTCTGGCTTTGCTTACCGAAGATCAGGGCCAAATCGACTGGTCGCCGGTTTTCATCGCGAGCCTGCTTGGGTTGGCGATCCCAGGTACAGCCCTCGCATTCTGGCTGTGGCAATATACGCTCGGCAAAATCGAACTCTCGAAGGCTAATGTATTCAGCTTCCTGGTGCCCGTTTTCGGTTTAACGATCGGCGCTGCCTTCTTCGGTGAAAGGCTTACACCCCTGATCATCATGGGCACAGCAATTGCAACCGCGGGCGTATGGCTGACGACCATAAAGTCATCGAGTGACGTTCAGCCGAAAGCGAAAGGAGCGAGGGACGGGCGCGCATAAGGGATGCTCTTCGTGAAAAAATCAGGTGGCGATGGGCTGCAGCAAAGGGCGGGCGATGACTTCGTTGGCGGATGCTAAAGCTAAAACTCCTCAAGCGCGCTCGAAAGCCTGGGCAAACGCGTCGCCAGGGCCGCAGCTATGCAGTCATGAACAGGTTCGGCGAAGTCCACCGGCATCGCTTCGCGCGCTACCGTCGGCGCATCACGTGCGCGGTCCATCAGTTCGTTGATGGCTGCACGCATGAGGCCTTTGCCAAGCCCCGCTGACTTGCCCGACTGGACAAAATGCCGACCGGTCACCTCGTTCAGCCGGTAGTGACGGTTGGTGCCTGCGGACATCGCGAGCCGGAACCTGTTCTGCGCAATCTGGTCGGAGTCGACGGCCGGTTGGGCCGAGAGCACATCGTAGAAGGGGGTCAGGCTGTAGCGTCCGCCGGGCTTCAGGAAGATACTGAAATTCTTGGCGTGCCAGTCCGTTGCACCAATGAGCCAGAAGAGGATCTGGCTCTTGAAAAAGGCGGCTGCGTCGGCTTGCGGATCGTCAGCACCGCGCAACAGGCCGAAGATATCCTTCATGTTCGGGCCGCCATCGCTCTGATATTTGTGCGTGGGCGGATAGCCGAGTGCTTGGCAGCAGTCCTCTTGCGGCAGACGCAGGATTTGCTTGGCGTTGCGCCAGTGCCTGTCGAACCGTTCGACGACGAGAACTCGGCGCTGGCCGACGGTCGCGATCTCTGTCGCTGCGACCGACAGGCCGAACGCCTTCATCAGCGTCATGCAATAGTGCTCGTTGTCGACGCTGTTCGACATGTCGATCATCCCGTCGGCGATGGGTATCTGTCCAAGTTGCGGCTTCAGGATGTGAGTTGTCGGGGTCACACCGGCCGGTCGGTGCCATTTCCCATCGATTCGAAGCAGGGCCGTCTTCTCCTGCGCGCCGGCAACCGAGATCCTGAATTCCTGTTTCCGATCGACGCCAAGTGGAGCCCGTGCGAGATCGGCGAGAAGGGCCTCGACTTCGGTGTCGCTGACCGGTTCGCTTTCGATGTCGGTACTCTGCGCCTGATCTGCGCCTTCGGGCAGGAACTGCATGGCACCGACGCAGTCGCGTCCGATGGCTTCGAGTAGGCTGTAGAAGTCGGTGCCCTGAGCGCCCATGCGCTCGGCTACGCGGCGGCGTACTGCATCCCTGTCCGGGAGAAGATTGTCGAACACGGCGATGACCGGAGCGCCACGATAGGCCGCCGGGGTCAGAGGCAGCGAGAGCGACGCTGCGAAGCGGTGCTCCCAGGCCAGCCACTCTTCGGAATACCGGAAACTGATTGCACCGCTCGCCGCCTTTTCGAGGCGGCCGACCTGCCTGCCGTTGATAAGTACATCGAGGGGCGCATGGGTCTTTTTGCGCGCCATTTAGAAGACGTCCTCAATTGAGGCGCCGTCCTGCTGACGCGGCACGATCTGAAGATCGAGGCCGAGGACTGCGATGACACTGATGAGCGTGTCGAGCTTTGTTCCTTCGCTTCCGTTCTCTATTGCCGAGATGGTTTTCTGCTGCGTCCCGGCGAGTCTGGCGAGCTCGGTTTGGGTCAGGCCCTTGCCGAGGCGATGGGTCTGGATCACGGCTCCGAGTTGACTGGGAAGCCTGACGATCTGGCGCATAGCATACCTCCACGCTCCACTATACCGCCAAGGGTATAAAATGGCAATATACCTTTTGGGGAATAAATCGCCCTTATTCCCTGGGGGGTATGCTGCATCCGATCGCCACGAGAGATCCATCAATGGTGCCGGCCAGGCGAACCTCGCGTAGGAGAGAGGCGTCTTGAACAGGATGATCCGACCCGTGTCGGCGAGTCAGGAACCGGACTTTCGTTTCCCCCTAAGCCATCCGATCCTTGGTAGCCTGTTGGCCAGCAGAACAAATCCCGAAAGGGCAATGAACGTACCTGCGATACCAAACAGGAGAAGCCACCAGCTGTTGATGCGGTCGCGCTGTGTCCAGTCCATGATGTGAAGGCCCCAGATGAAATCGAAGAGCCGCCAGGTATCGCTTCGCGCTGACAGGACCGTTCCGCTCGAGGCGTCGATATAGACGCGCGTCGCGTCGCGATCGTCATAGGTGATCTGCCAGGCCGGGAAGGGGCCCCTGAATTCGGTCCCGACGTCGCGTTCGACAAGCCGCGCGCCGGCGACCGAAGTCTCCGGGCCTATCCAGGCGCGGCGAGCGATCGCGCGCGCTGTCGCGGCCGAAATGGGGGACAACAAGCGTCCGCTATGCGGATCATGCAGCGTGACGCCGCCATCCGCTCGCCGCACTTCGGTCACCACCTTGCCGTCGAGAGCACGTGTGGCAACCGAAACCACATCATCTTGCCTTTCCAGCCATTCGGGTAACTCGGCCCCGGCAGGCAATATTTGCGCAGCGCGGGACACGATATGCTCCGAGCGTACCTCCTCCAGATCGAGAAAGGACATCAAGGCACCGGTGCCCATCCACAGCAGAACTTGCGCCCCGATCAGGAGCGCCAACCACTTGTGGAGCTTGCTGCTAAAGACATGCAAGCGCAGTTTGAGGGACCGCGAGGCCAACTGTCTCGCCGCTCCGTAGCGGGTCAGGGCCGCCGCGGCGCGCGCGAGGAGGAGTGGTACTGCACGATCTTCCAGCCCGATTCATCGTGCGAAAGGACCGAGGTCGCGACCCCGTCACGCTCGATCACGCGCCCGTCCTCGAGCTCGATCCGGTAGCCGTAGGTTTCGTAGCCATAGGCCATATGGCCCTTACGGGTCATCGTCAGCGTCGGGTCGGTGAAAGTAAAGCTCGTGATCGCATCGAGCTCGGGTCCGAGATGGTGCTCCATGTAATTGGCGAAACTCCCCTCGGACTTGCCGTTCTCGAAGATCGCGGAGGCTTCCGCGAACAGGGCCGACATGCCTTCGGCATCGCGCGACACCAATGCGGCGCGATAAGCCTCGAGAATATCTTCAGCGCCCGACACATCTTCGCTGGCCGAACCTGTCTTGTCGGAATGATGTGTCCCATGTCCGGAATGGTCCATGTCCTGCGCCGCAGCCGGCACTGGCGCCGCAGCAATAGCTAGCGCAACTACCGGCACTCGCAATAAAGTGTTCATCATGTCAGTTTCTTCTCCCTTGACCTAAAACCAGAACCTCACGCCGACGACGTAGTTCGTTACGCTGGGGTCCTCGCCGTCGGCCCTTGCGAAATCGCGGCTGTTGCCGATCTTCCATTCCTGGTCGATGCCGATATAGGGCGCGAATTCGCGCGCGAATTCGTAGCGCAGGCGAATGCCGACCTCGATCGTATCGATCCCCGAGCCGATCCCGAGTTCGGGAATGTCCTGTGCTGACAGCGCGATTTCGGCGCGCGGCTGCACGATCAGACGCTGTGTGATGAACTGATCGATTTCACCTTCAATTCGTGCGGTAAGATCGCCCTTGTTCGACAGAAATGCTGCTGCATCGACCTCGAACTCATAGGGAACGAGCCCTTGGATGCCCACAACCGCATGGGTGCGTTCAGGCCCAGTAAAATCCTGACGCACGCCCGCCTGAAAATCGAAGAAAGGCGCAATGGCACGGCTCCAAAGCGCCTGCACTTCGGCGCTTTCAATGGTCTCGCCGAAGCTGCCTTCGCCTTCGGATTTGAACCAGAACTTGTTGTAGTCACCGCCATAATAACCCTGGACGTCCCACAAATAGCCGTCGTCGCCCTCGCGCAGGCGGTATTCGAGCCGGTCACCCTGAAACCAGAATACCGGCGTTCCGCTCACTTCCTTGGTGACGGCCGCCCGAGACGCAGCCATTTCCTCTGCGCCGACAAAGGCATCGGCGGCAAAGGCGGGGCCCTGTAGCGCTTCAGGCGGGGGAGGGCCTTCCGGGATCGCCATATGGTCGGCGGATGCTCCATGGCCCATCGCGGAATGATCCATTTGCGACATGCCGCCCTCATCCTCCTTGCCGGTCATGGGCATCGCGCCATGCTGGGCTGCCCCATGATCCATGTTCGAATGATCCATAACCTCCGGGTTCTCAACCTCCTCCTGAGGATGCTGCGTCCGGGAGTGATCCATCTGAGGTTGATCCGGCGCATGGTGATCGTGCGCCTCGCTCGCAGCCTCGTCGTCTTGAGCAGCTTGCCCGGCCTGGCTCTGCGGTTCGGCAGCCTGCGTGCCGTGATCATGCTGCTGTGCCCAGACTGCGCTCGGAAGTGCCAGCAGGGGGAGGGCGATCATCATGGTCGCGCGCTTCATTAGCCTTCTCCTCCCTCGAGCGGTCGGACAGTCACCACCTGAAACATTCCGTTATGCATGTGGTAAAAGAGGTGACAGTGAAAGGCCCAGTCGCCCCGTTCATTGGCGGTGAGGTCAAATTGCGCGCTGCCGCCTGGCTGGACCGTCAGCGTATGTTTGAGCGGCTGACGGTCGGCCGGAGCCCCGTTCACGAGTTCGAAGAAGTGTCCGTGCAAATGGATCGGATGCGCCATCATGGTGTTGTTGATCAGCTTGACGCGCACGCGCTCGTTATAAGCAAATTGAATCGGCTCGGTGATCTCGTCGAACTTCTTCCCATCGAACGACCACATATACCGCTCCATGTTGCCGGTAAGATGGATCGTCTTGAGCCGGCTCGGACGCCGGTTGTCGGTATTGGGCTTTGCGGCGACGAGCTGGTTGTAGTTGAGCACGCGGTGGCTCACATCGTCGAGCCCGAGGCCAGGAAAATCCATCCGGTCGATAGGGTTCATGGCAACCGAGTCGATCCCTGGACCAACTTTCACATTGGGTGGAAGCAGTGATGTGTCGCGCATGTTCATGCCCGACATTCCGGCCATCCCCGCCATGCCAGCCATTTCTGCGTCGCCGCTGGAACCATGATCCATTCCGGTCATGCTGGCCGCGCCTTGATCCATGCCCGCCGCGGCACCGGCCGAAGCTGCACCGTGCCCCGCATGCCCCTCTCCAGCAGCGCCTGCGCTATCGCCGTGCCCGGCCATGCCCATATCGGTCATGGTGAGAAGCGGCGGTTTGCGCAGAGGCGGGACGCTGGTCCGGGCGCCGGGGCGACTGGCAAGTGTCGCCACGCCCATGCCCGAGCGATCAATCGCCTCGGCGACGAGCGAATAGGCCTCGCCGCGCGGCTCGACGATCACGTCGTAGGTTTCAGCAACACCGATCTGGAACTCGTCGGTCTCGACCGGCTGTACGTTTTGGCCATCGGCCTGAACCACGGTCATCGGCAGGCCAGGGATGCGGATATTGAAATAGGTCATCGCGGCGCCGTTGATAAAGCGCAGGCGGACCCTCTCTCCCGGCTGGAAAAGGTATTCGAGATCGTCTTCCGGCCCGTGACCATTGATGAGGAAGGTGTAGGTCGCGCCGCTCACGTCGGAGATGTCGGTCGGCATCATCCGCATGCGCGCCCACATTCGGCGCTCTTCGCCGCTCATGTCGTAGTCGTCGGTCCAGGTGGTTTTGCCATAGTTGAAGTAGCCCTCGGCGACCTTGAGTTTCTTCATGATCGAATAGGGACTCATGGTCGACCAGTCGGACAGCATGACAACATAGTCGCGGTCGTATTCATATGGTTCGGGCTCGATCGGGTCGACGATCAGGGGGCCGTAATGGCCAAGCGGCTCCTGCAGCGTATGCGCGTGCCACCAATAGGTGCCCGACTGGCGGATGGGAAACTGGTAACGATAGGTATCGCCCGGCTCAACAGCCGCCATGCTCACCCCGGGTACACCGTCCATAAGGAAGGGTACGAGCAATCCGTGCCAGTGAATGGAAGTGCCATGCGAACTCCGATTGAGGAGGTCGACCGTCAGGTTCTGGCCTTCCTTGAGGCGCACCAAGGGACCTGGGATCGTGCCATTCACGGCAACACCCGGCCCGCGGCGCGAGCCAGTGGTGAAGGTCGTGTCGGCGACGCTCATTGTAAGATGTTCGCCGGACAGAACGTCGCTCCCGCGGCGCGCGATCGTGCCATCGAGACCTCCGCGTGCCCACGCGGGCATTGCACCGGCAAGGCCAAGCATTCCGACCCCGCTTGCGCTAGACCCCAGAAATTTACGGCGATTGATCGCGACCATCGAAAGCTCCTGTATGAACGATACACCCTCAACTACGAAGGGCCCGGTTCTACCCCTCAAAAATTTTCCAGGCGGTCGCGCAATTTTTGCCGGGCACGATAGATGCGGGTCTCGATTGCCTTTTCCGACACGCCGAGAAGTTCGGCGGCTTCCGCCTGGCTGCGTCCGTCGATACTGACCAATATGAGCGCTTCGCGAAGACGGATCGGAAGACGCTCGATTTGCTCCAGGAGCATTCGCAATTCCTGGCGCTGCATCGCGATCTCTTGCGGATCGGGGCTGTCGTCAACAATCGCCAGTGTTTCAGATTCCGCGCCCAATCCGAAAAAGCGCGCCGTTTTGCGTTTGCGCAGCCTGTCGCGGCATTTGTTGAGCACGACTGTTGTCAAAAAAGGGCCAACAGGACGGTCCGGGTCGAGGCGGTGCCGGGCGACCCAGACCGAAGCAAGCCCGTCCTGAACAGCGTCTTCGGCCTGATGCGGAGACGCAAGCATGCGTGTCGCCAAAGCAATAAGCCGCGCTATATGGGGTTCGACCAGCGTCCCATATGCTGCCTTGCTGCCCCTGCGGGCATCTTCGACCAGGGCGGTCTCGGACCGGCTTTGCGCCTGCGTCACGGAAGCCTAATTACGCGAATTGCTGGTGAGCGCCTCGGAGACCTTCCGATCGAACAGGCGCTGCTGCTCGGGCTCGAGTGTCTCGCGCATGTCGAAGACGTGTTGGACCGTGGCTTTCTGCAATTCGCCCATCCGTCCATGCACATCGTCAATCGCCGCGCTCACTTCGGGGCCATATTCGTGCTCGTCGGCCATCGCCCGAGCGAGCCTCGCATTTGCCGCGCGCAGCGATGACTCAAGTTCAGCACGCTCGACGGCGAAGCGGGCTTCCAGGGTCTCGAGGCGCGCGTTCTGGTCTTCGGTCAAAACCAGTTCCTCGTGCACGAACTGGTGCAGGCTGCCATTGTCTTCGTGGCTGAGCCAGCGATCAGCCGCGATCGCCCCCAAACATCCCGCGAGCCCGGCAAGAAGAACGGCAAGCAGGAGGCGTCCGTTCGTCAAAGTCTAGCTCCCGACATGCAGGAGAGCGGCGGGAGAAAGGTGCTCGTTCGACGCAAAATCATTATAGGCGGAACTCGCAGTTGAGCCCTGATTGTAGGGCATGATGGTCGTGCCGAAGCCTGCTCCAAGGCCGATGACGAACAGGCTGCAAAAGAGCGCGGCACGCCGGCGGCGATCGGCAACCTCGCCAAGCTGTCCGGCGCGCTGCCAGACACCATCCATGAAGTCTGACGGGTCATGCACAATATCATGCGCGGCCAGCTGTTTGAGCGAAGCATCGAGGGAAGGATAATCTGACATAGGCAACCTCTAACTATTGTAACTCCTTTACGCCACAGCCCGCCGAAGCCCTCAAAAAAATATTTGAGGGGTATGATATTCTCGCGCGTATCAAGGCATATGAGCATATTCACCCGCCTTGGCCTCGCCGCCCTCTTCGCAGCCTTTCTGCTTTCGGCACCCTTGCACGCGCATGAAGGGCATCAGGACAATATGTCCGACGCTGAAATGCTGGCGATGGAGGAGGGTATGGCCATGCCGGACGACGCCCATGCCGGCGAGCTTGCGCCGCCCGGGGAAGAGATGGACAGGCCGAACGCGCAGCAGTCCATGTCGCCTGAAGACATGATGCAGCAGAAAATCACGGAAAACCGCCTGACCTCGGCAGAGGACCTTCTGTCGCGCCTTCATCCGGTCGCGGCGCATTTCCCGATTGCGCTTCTCCTCGTCGCCGCACTCGCCGAACTCGCCTTGATGGTGCGCCCGACCTTGGGGCTTGAGACGACGATCCGGTTTCTCGTAGCCGGCGGCGCGATCGGGGCGGTCGTTGCGGCTTTGCTCGGATGGTTTGCGGGTGGATGGCGACTGCTGGACCGGTCGGAAAATCTCGCCATTCACCGCTGGAACGGCACGACGATTGCCATATTGAGCCTCCTCGCCTGGTGGGTTGCTGCGCGCGGAAAGGGGAGAGGCGCGCTGCGCCTGCTTCTGGCGCTGATCGCTGCGGCGCTCATCGTACAAGGCTATTTCGGCGGGGAGATGGTGCACGGGCCCAATCATATGGGCATCATGTAGGTGGGACGGGTAGCCGCTCCTCAAGGCGACCGAGCCTTCACGCCAGCCCTTGCCAAAGCCTGGCTGACCCCGGTCTATGACCTCACCAACGCCTTGTTTACGCGTGAGCGGACATGGCGGCGCGCGGTTGTCCGCGCCGCCAATCTTGCGCCCGGCGATCATCTTATCGATGTTGGGTGCGGAACCGGCACCTTGCTTCGCGATCTCATGATCAGCTGTCCGCAGGCGGGTCTCGCCGGCGTTGAGCCCGATCCGGCAGCACTGGCCATCGCGCGTCGCAAGTTTGGCGCCGGGGCGGATCTGATCCGTTGGCACAATGGCTTTCTCGATACCCTCGACCTGACCGCGCGATGGCAGCCGAACAAGATCGTCAGCAGCCTCGTCTTTCATCAGGTTCCGCTGGGTGAAAAGCGGGCAATCCTGGAGCAGATGCACGATCTGCTCCAGCCCGGAGGCATGGTGCTGATTGCCGACTATATGGCTCAGGACTCCGCCCTTATGCGCAAGCTTTTCCGCGCCACGGTGCAGCAGCTCGACGGTGTCGAAGACACGCAGCCCAATGCCGACGGTATCCTGGAGCGGCAGCTTGCCGAAATTTTCACCGACGCCGAAAGGCTTCACGTCTTCCCGACCGCCACCGGAGCGATATCGCTCTGGCACGGCTACAAGAAAGGTCCCCATACATGACCCGCACGTTTGCGCGAAAGCGCTTTCGCAACTCGTTCGCCGCAACAGCCCTCCTGGTAATTGCCGCCTGTTCGAACGTTGCCCAGGCGGCCACCTACACGATGTATCGCGATCCCGGCTG
Coding sequences:
- a CDS encoding copper resistance system multicopper oxidase, with the protein product MVAINRRKFLGSSASGVGMLGLAGAMPAWARGGLDGTIARRGSDVLSGEHLTMSVADTTFTTGSRRGPGVAVNGTIPGPLVRLKEGQNLTVDLLNRSSHGTSIHWHGLLVPFLMDGVPGVSMAAVEPGDTYRYQFPIRQSGTYWWHAHTLQEPLGHYGPLIVDPIEPEPYEYDRDYVVMLSDWSTMSPYSIMKKLKVAEGYFNYGKTTWTDDYDMSGEERRMWARMRMMPTDISDVSGATYTFLINGHGPEDDLEYLFQPGERVRLRFINGAAMTYFNIRIPGLPMTVVQADGQNVQPVETDEFQIGVAETYDVIVEPRGEAYSLVAEAIDRSGMGVATLASRPGARTSVPPLRKPPLLTMTDMGMAGHGDSAGAAGEGHAGHGAASAGAAAGMDQGAASMTGMDHGSSGDAEMAGMAGMAGMSGMNMRDTSLLPPNVKVGPGIDSVAMNPIDRMDFPGLGLDDVSHRVLNYNQLVAAKPNTDNRRPSRLKTIHLTGNMERYMWSFDGKKFDEITEPIQFAYNERVRVKLINNTMMAHPIHLHGHFFELVNGAPADRQPLKHTLTVQPGGSAQFDLTANERGDWAFHCHLFYHMHNGMFQVVTVRPLEGGEG
- a CDS encoding RNA polymerase sigma factor; the encoded protein is MTQAQSRSETALVEDARRGSKAAYGTLVEPHIARLIALATRMLASPHQAEDAVQDGLASVWVARHRLDPDRPVGPFLTTVVLNKCRDRLRKRKTARFFGLGAESETLAIVDDSPDPQEIAMQRQELRMLLEQIERLPIRLREALILVSIDGRSQAEAAELLGVSEKAIETRIYRARQKLRDRLENF
- a CDS encoding periplasmic heavy metal sensor produces the protein MTNGRLLLAVLLAGLAGCLGAIAADRWLSHEDNGSLHQFVHEELVLTEDQNARLETLEARFAVERAELESSLRAANARLARAMADEHEYGPEVSAAIDDVHGRMGELQKATVQHVFDMRETLEPEQQRLFDRKVSEALTSNSRN
- a CDS encoding DUF2231 domain-containing protein, which produces MSIFTRLGLAALFAAFLLSAPLHAHEGHQDNMSDAEMLAMEEGMAMPDDAHAGELAPPGEEMDRPNAQQSMSPEDMMQQKITENRLTSAEDLLSRLHPVAAHFPIALLLVAALAELALMVRPTLGLETTIRFLVAGGAIGAVVAALLGWFAGGWRLLDRSENLAIHRWNGTTIAILSLLAWWVAARGKGRGALRLLLALIAAALIVQGYFGGEMVHGPNHMGIM
- a CDS encoding class I SAM-dependent methyltransferase; translated protein: MGRVAAPQGDRAFTPALAKAWLTPVYDLTNALFTRERTWRRAVVRAANLAPGDHLIDVGCGTGTLLRDLMISCPQAGLAGVEPDPAALAIARRKFGAGADLIRWHNGFLDTLDLTARWQPNKIVSSLVFHQVPLGEKRAILEQMHDLLQPGGMVLIADYMAQDSALMRKLFRATVQQLDGVEDTQPNADGILERQLAEIFTDAERLHVFPTATGAISLWHGYKKGPHT